Proteins encoded within one genomic window of Halorussus salilacus:
- a CDS encoding ABC transporter permease, producing MMGLLWHLSRRALVAVVAVYLVVSLAFLFVALTPDPNEGAIAYDVVRSGGDQEDARRAINAYREARNLNDPVHERYARWLIDISTLDWGMSFSHGRTVTSLVADRTPYTALYVVPALVVSLLGGVSVGLYTAFNRRGLVDRAASVLTYSGFGVPNFWLAEIALLLVVGELGVLSRVSQPPPAELWSLAHLEQYVLPSLVLASGLFAGQLRYARAETLEYVNDEFVAALRAKGVGRLAIARHVLRNAAVPILSVFFTDMVAVLVVNIYVIEEVFGIEGLSALSLAAVHQRDMPLVLGTTMVIAFVGIAANFLQDVTYAVLDPRIEAGER from the coding sequence ATGATGGGTCTGCTATGGCACCTCTCCCGGCGTGCCCTCGTCGCGGTCGTCGCGGTGTATCTCGTGGTGTCGCTGGCGTTTCTGTTCGTCGCCCTCACGCCCGACCCGAACGAGGGAGCCATCGCCTACGACGTCGTTCGAAGCGGAGGCGACCAAGAAGACGCTCGACGGGCTATCAACGCCTATCGTGAAGCGAGGAACCTGAACGACCCGGTTCACGAGCGGTACGCTCGATGGCTGATAGACATCTCGACGCTCGACTGGGGAATGTCGTTCAGCCACGGACGGACGGTCACCTCACTCGTCGCCGACCGAACCCCGTACACCGCGCTGTACGTCGTTCCGGCGCTCGTCGTGTCCCTGCTCGGCGGCGTCTCGGTCGGCCTGTACACCGCGTTCAACCGGCGGGGACTCGTCGACCGCGCGGCGAGCGTCCTCACCTACTCCGGGTTCGGGGTGCCGAACTTCTGGCTCGCGGAGATCGCCCTTCTGCTGGTCGTCGGAGAGCTCGGGGTGCTGTCGCGGGTGTCCCAGCCACCGCCCGCCGAGCTCTGGTCGCTCGCGCACCTCGAACAGTACGTCCTGCCGTCGCTGGTGCTGGCTTCGGGGCTGTTTGCCGGACAGCTCCGGTACGCGCGGGCCGAGACGCTCGAATACGTCAACGACGAGTTCGTCGCCGCGCTTCGCGCGAAGGGCGTGGGCCGCCTCGCGATCGCACGCCATGTCCTGCGAAACGCCGCGGTCCCCATCCTGTCGGTGTTCTTCACCGACATGGTCGCGGTCCTCGTGGTCAACATCTACGTCATCGAGGAGGTGTTCGGCATCGAGGGGCTCAGCGCTCTGAGCCTCGCGGCGGTCCACCAGCGCGACATGCCGCTGGTCCTCGGCACGACGATGGTCATCGCGTTCGTGGGCATCGCCGCGAACTTCCTGCAGGACGTGACCTACGCGGTTCTCGACCCGCGCATCGAGGCGGGCGAGCGGTAG
- a CDS encoding NUMOD3 domain-containing DNA-binding protein, whose amino-acid sequence MKRYRNGHWLETKYWDEGLTQREIAEECGISTTTVREYMKRFGISTREMRGENHPMYGRERTEEEKRKISESLKDRSFSAETRQRMSESHEGKEIPEDVRKRIADSLEGTTRSKATRRKMSESTAGESNPNWRGGYSHNYGAGWSVARENVRERDEVCQHCRHDGSERRLEVHHIVPVRVFRQAEDLSVEDAHDEENLVLLCKRCHGRADHGQIEFDAPIELLFEASG is encoded by the coding sequence ATGAAACGGTACCGCAACGGCCACTGGCTCGAAACCAAGTACTGGGACGAGGGACTGACGCAGAGGGAGATCGCCGAGGAATGCGGAATCTCGACAACGACCGTACGGGAATACATGAAACGGTTCGGTATATCGACGCGAGAGATGCGTGGTGAGAACCATCCGATGTACGGTCGGGAACGGACCGAGGAGGAGAAGCGAAAGATTTCGGAGTCTCTGAAGGACCGGTCGTTCTCGGCAGAGACACGCCAGAGAATGTCCGAATCCCACGAAGGAAAGGAGATACCAGAGGACGTTCGAAAGCGAATCGCTGACTCGCTCGAAGGGACGACCCGGTCGAAGGCGACCCGACGAAAGATGAGCGAATCGACCGCTGGTGAGTCGAATCCCAACTGGCGGGGCGGGTACAGCCACAACTATGGGGCCGGGTGGTCCGTTGCACGAGAGAACGTCAGAGAGCGTGACGAGGTCTGTCAACACTGTCGCCACGACGGCTCTGAGCGTCGTCTCGAAGTTCATCACATCGTACCGGTTCGCGTGTTCCGGCAAGCCGAGGACCTCTCGGTCGAGGACGCTCACGACGAAGAGAACTTGGTTCTTCTGTGCAAGCGATGCCACGGCAGAGCCGACCACGGTCAAATCGAGTTCGACGCGCCGATAGAACTGCTCTTCGAAGCGAGCGGATAG
- a CDS encoding ABC transporter permease, translating to MGRAETTSPGDEPGERVMTPRRRAVAFAVGATALALAFGFDRFVRGEGRPLAFGVYPSGLDYLFALSWLALVTFVLAPLASRPGMTAIYWKRLKTNPWAVASLCYLAVFLVVGTVGPWVIQPDVNFAHSNQPPVFASVDSGYVTDCVGPIVDDRCQGTLQYPLGTNSSGQGVLAVLVSGMRVSLLVALVTAMVFVPIGMTIGVVAGYVGGWTDTLLMGYVDIQQTIPAFVLYIILMFVFGKSLLLVVLVFGLTSWGGSARMIRSEVLQRRGEGYIAAAENAGAGWWHVVRKHLLPNVSNTVATAMSRQIPIFILTEVAIAYLELNNLTLMSWGETIARDTQRSFPDTWWASTFAVVLLVATVTAVSVFGDAMRDVLDPKSV from the coding sequence ATGGGACGCGCCGAAACGACATCACCGGGCGACGAACCCGGTGAGCGAGTAATGACGCCGCGTCGGCGGGCGGTCGCGTTCGCGGTCGGTGCGACCGCGTTGGCGCTCGCGTTCGGCTTCGACCGATTCGTCCGGGGCGAGGGCAGACCGCTGGCCTTCGGGGTGTACCCGAGCGGTCTCGACTACCTGTTCGCGCTGTCGTGGCTCGCGCTCGTGACGTTCGTTCTCGCACCGCTCGCGTCCCGACCGGGCATGACCGCCATCTACTGGAAGCGCCTGAAGACCAACCCGTGGGCGGTGGCCAGCCTCTGTTATCTCGCCGTCTTCCTCGTCGTCGGAACGGTCGGGCCGTGGGTCATCCAGCCCGACGTGAACTTCGCGCACTCGAACCAACCGCCCGTCTTCGCCAGCGTCGACTCGGGATACGTGACCGACTGCGTCGGCCCGATCGTGGACGACCGGTGTCAGGGAACGCTCCAGTACCCCCTCGGGACGAACAGTAGCGGGCAGGGCGTCCTCGCGGTGCTGGTGTCGGGCATGCGCGTGAGCCTCCTCGTCGCACTCGTCACCGCGATGGTGTTCGTCCCCATCGGCATGACCATCGGCGTCGTGGCCGGGTACGTCGGCGGGTGGACCGACACGCTGTTGATGGGCTACGTCGACATCCAGCAGACGATTCCGGCGTTCGTCCTCTACATCATCCTCATGTTCGTCTTCGGAAAGAGCCTCCTGCTCGTCGTGCTCGTGTTCGGGCTCACCAGTTGGGGCGGGTCGGCCCGGATGATCCGGAGCGAGGTACTCCAGCGGCGGGGCGAGGGATACATCGCCGCGGCCGAGAACGCGGGCGCTGGCTGGTGGCACGTCGTTCGCAAGCACCTCCTGCCGAACGTCTCGAACACCGTCGCGACCGCCATGAGCAGACAGATCCCCATCTTCATCCTGACCGAGGTCGCCATCGCGTACCTCGAACTCAACAACCTCACGCTGATGTCGTGGGGCGAGACCATCGCCCGCGACACCCAGCGCTCGTTCCCCGACACATGGTGGGCCTCGACGTTCGCGGTCGTCCTGCTGGTCGCGACCGTGACCGCGGTCAGCGTCTTCGGCGACGCGATGCGGGACGTGCTCGACCCCAAGAGCGTGTGA
- a CDS encoding triphosphoribosyl-dephospho-CoA synthase, with the protein MTPAQNAQLALLLEVSGTPKPGNVDRERDLPGLRFEHFLAGAVGAGPGLRAAEGGAPVGEAFERAVAGMSQQEGDNTQFGALLLLVPLVKAAAEGDRPLSPGAVTRVVEDTTVADAAGFFRAFDHADVFVGDPPEDAADLDVRRGSDAIPAVKERDIALYDVLALGDEDDDIAAEWTGGFERTFRAADRLAELEGPASARAARVYLELLGREPDTLVATKHGEKVAESVRVRAQQALEGGPEVVEAFAESLVEDGVNPGTTADLIAGGLFVALERGEVSV; encoded by the coding sequence ATGACTCCCGCGCAGAACGCCCAGCTCGCGCTCCTGCTGGAGGTCTCCGGGACCCCCAAGCCCGGCAACGTCGACCGCGAGCGCGACCTCCCGGGCCTGCGATTCGAGCACTTCCTCGCGGGCGCGGTCGGCGCGGGGCCGGGCCTGCGCGCGGCCGAGGGGGGCGCGCCCGTCGGCGAGGCGTTCGAGCGCGCGGTCGCCGGGATGAGCCAGCAGGAGGGCGACAACACCCAGTTCGGCGCGCTCCTGTTGCTGGTCCCCCTCGTCAAAGCCGCCGCCGAGGGCGACCGGCCGCTCTCGCCCGGGGCCGTGACCCGAGTCGTCGAGGACACCACCGTCGCCGACGCCGCGGGCTTCTTCCGGGCGTTCGACCACGCCGACGTGTTCGTCGGCGACCCGCCCGAGGACGCCGCCGACCTCGACGTCCGCCGCGGGAGCGACGCGATTCCGGCGGTCAAGGAGCGCGACATCGCGCTGTACGACGTGCTGGCACTGGGCGACGAGGACGACGATATCGCCGCCGAGTGGACCGGCGGCTTCGAGCGCACCTTCCGGGCGGCAGACCGACTCGCCGAGTTGGAGGGTCCGGCGTCGGCGCGGGCCGCGCGGGTCTACCTCGAACTGCTCGGGCGCGAACCCGACACCCTCGTCGCGACGAAGCACGGCGAGAAGGTCGCAGAGAGCGTCCGGGTCCGCGCCCAGCAGGCGCTCGAAGGCGGTCCCGAGGTGGTCGAGGCGTTCGCCGAATCGCTGGTCGAGGACGGCGTCAACCCCGGTACCACGGCCGACCTCATCGCTGGCGGGCTGTTCGTGGCGCTCGAACGCGGGGAGGTGTCGGTGTGA
- a CDS encoding secondary thiamine-phosphate synthase enzyme YjbQ: MFEVETDDRVAVVDVTDRVADEVPADASGVCTVFVPHTTAGVVVNEAESGLLTDLEAHLERVAPSDRDYRHDRIDDNAAAHLRAVALGESVSVPVEGGDLALGTWQSVLFVDCDGPRTRRVEVAVADAV; this comes from the coding sequence ATGTTCGAAGTCGAGACAGACGACCGCGTCGCGGTCGTCGACGTGACCGACCGCGTCGCCGACGAGGTCCCCGCCGACGCGTCGGGGGTCTGCACCGTCTTCGTGCCCCACACCACCGCGGGCGTGGTGGTCAACGAGGCCGAGTCGGGCTTGCTCACCGACCTCGAAGCCCATCTGGAGCGAGTCGCGCCCAGCGACCGCGACTACCGACACGACCGGATCGACGACAACGCCGCCGCCCACCTCCGGGCGGTCGCGCTGGGGGAGTCGGTGAGCGTGCCGGTCGAGGGCGGCGACCTCGCGCTGGGAACGTGGCAGTCGGTGCTGTTCGTGGACTGCGACGGTCCGCGGACCCGGAGGGTCGAGGTCGCGGTCGCCGACGCGGTGTGA
- a CDS encoding tRNA-dihydrouridine synthase, producing the protein MFEPRVALASLSGRSDADWAVRGEQFAGAAFLGGIALDDQTREAARELVGRDREEFLPDDSLGFVDRQLAALEDADLRAGFNVRAAGSEPVREAARICADRDAVLEVNAHCRQDEMCRAGAGEALLRDPDRLAEAVGVAADAGATVSVKVRAEVPGVDLTEISRTIEDAGGDAVHVDAMDSEGVIADVAESADLFVIANNEVRDRESVREYLAHGADAVSVGRPSDDPAVLRRVGRATDEWFAGSESEPEAESEVRA; encoded by the coding sequence ATGTTCGAACCCAGAGTCGCGCTCGCGAGCCTCAGCGGCCGGTCCGACGCCGACTGGGCCGTCCGGGGAGAGCAGTTCGCCGGAGCCGCGTTCCTCGGGGGCATCGCGCTCGACGACCAGACCCGCGAGGCCGCCCGCGAACTGGTCGGCCGCGACCGCGAGGAGTTCCTGCCCGACGACTCCCTCGGGTTCGTCGACCGCCAGCTCGCCGCACTCGAAGACGCCGACCTCCGGGCGGGGTTCAACGTCCGGGCTGCCGGTTCCGAGCCGGTTCGGGAGGCCGCCCGAATCTGTGCCGACCGTGACGCCGTCCTCGAAGTGAACGCCCACTGCCGACAGGACGAGATGTGCCGGGCCGGAGCAGGAGAGGCCCTCCTCCGCGACCCCGACCGCCTCGCGGAGGCGGTCGGGGTCGCGGCCGACGCGGGCGCGACCGTGAGCGTGAAGGTCCGCGCGGAGGTGCCCGGCGTCGACCTCACCGAAATCTCCCGCACAATCGAGGACGCGGGCGGCGACGCGGTCCACGTCGACGCGATGGACTCGGAGGGCGTAATCGCGGACGTCGCCGAATCGGCCGACCTGTTCGTCATCGCCAACAACGAGGTGCGCGACCGCGAGTCGGTCCGGGAGTACCTCGCCCACGGTGCCGACGCGGTGAGCGTCGGCAGGCCGAGCGACGACCCCGCGGTCCTCCGGCGGGTCGGGCGGGCGACCGACGAGTGGTTCGCCGGGTCCGAATCCGAGCCCGAAGCCGAATCGGAGGTGCGCGCATGA
- a CDS encoding D-2-hydroxyacid dehydrogenase: MSDDDAPDVLVLRKGTHGMPVGDYADDIRERLPDADVRVARTPKQERDLIARAPVVTGMEISEDLLAHAEDLKLFACAYAGTGHLPLDALDERGVAVTNASGVHGPNIGEHVVGNVLVFARRLHEGWRRQQNREWRHFKAGELQGSTVTVVGLGAIGHAVVERLQGFGVDTVGVRYTPEKGGPTDEVVGFDDEAFHGALARTDYLVLACPLTETTRGLVGREELTTLPPEAVLVNVARGPVVETDALLSALRKEHIRGAALDVTDPEPLPEDHPLWNLENCLVTPHCSGHTPEYYARTADIVAENVRRLEDGEELENRVV; this comes from the coding sequence ATGTCAGACGACGACGCTCCCGACGTGCTCGTCCTGCGGAAGGGAACCCACGGCATGCCGGTCGGCGACTACGCCGACGATATCCGCGAGCGCCTGCCCGACGCCGACGTTCGCGTGGCCCGGACCCCGAAGCAGGAGCGCGACCTCATCGCACGCGCGCCGGTCGTCACGGGGATGGAGATTTCGGAGGACCTGCTGGCTCACGCGGAAGACCTGAAACTGTTCGCCTGCGCGTACGCGGGCACCGGCCACCTCCCGCTCGACGCGCTCGACGAGCGCGGCGTGGCGGTCACGAACGCCTCGGGCGTCCACGGGCCGAACATCGGCGAGCACGTCGTGGGCAACGTGCTGGTGTTCGCGCGCCGCCTCCACGAGGGGTGGCGACGCCAGCAGAACCGCGAGTGGCGACACTTCAAGGCGGGCGAACTGCAGGGGAGCACCGTCACCGTGGTCGGTCTCGGAGCCATCGGCCACGCCGTCGTCGAGCGCCTGCAGGGGTTCGGCGTCGACACAGTCGGCGTGCGCTACACCCCCGAGAAGGGCGGGCCGACCGACGAGGTGGTGGGGTTCGACGACGAGGCGTTCCACGGTGCGCTCGCCCGGACCGACTACCTCGTGCTGGCGTGTCCGCTGACCGAGACCACCCGGGGACTCGTCGGTCGCGAGGAACTCACGACCCTGCCGCCCGAGGCCGTCCTCGTCAACGTCGCCCGCGGGCCGGTGGTCGAGACCGACGCCCTCCTGAGCGCGCTCCGAAAGGAGCATATCCGGGGCGCGGCGCTCGACGTGACCGACCCCGAACCGCTCCCGGAGGACCACCCGCTCTGGAATCTGGAGAACTGCTTGGTTACTCCGCACTGCTCGGGCCACACCCCCGAGTACTACGCCCGGACGGCCGACATCGTCGCCGAGAACGTCCGGCGGTTGGAGGACGGCGAGGAACTGGAGAACCGGGTGGTGTGA
- the cofD gene encoding 2-phospho-L-lactate transferase, with protein sequence MVTFLSGGTGTPKLLAGAQSVFDPAETTVVGNTGDDVELGGLLVCPDIDTVLFEQGDVLDRERWWGIADDTTETHGELRDLAESVGLEPGPRYLPEAAQTEGRDIARWRRFSGIAEFMEIGDRDRAIHLTRTSLLDEGRSLTEVTRLLAAALDVPVDVVPMSDDPVASIVHTAASKKEDEDEDENEDETGADYPDEMHFQEFWVAHRADPAVERVEFRGADSAEPSPAALGAIEEGPVVVGPSNPVTSIGPIAAIDGLREALESATVVAVSPFVEDEVFSGPAAKLMEAVGYEPSTRGVATAYDFADAFVLDDADGTDLDRPVVRTDTRMDDEADAERVAEAVVDALDARGVA encoded by the coding sequence ATGGTGACGTTTCTCTCCGGGGGCACCGGAACCCCCAAGCTCCTGGCGGGCGCGCAATCGGTGTTCGACCCCGCCGAGACCACCGTCGTCGGCAACACCGGCGACGACGTGGAACTCGGGGGACTGCTCGTCTGCCCCGACATCGACACCGTCCTCTTCGAACAGGGCGACGTGCTCGACCGCGAGCGGTGGTGGGGCATCGCCGACGACACGACCGAGACCCACGGGGAACTCCGAGACCTCGCCGAATCGGTGGGCCTCGAACCCGGGCCGAGATACCTCCCCGAGGCGGCCCAGACCGAGGGCCGCGACATCGCCCGATGGCGGCGGTTCTCTGGCATCGCTGAGTTCATGGAGATCGGCGACCGCGACCGGGCGATACATCTCACCCGGACGAGTCTGCTCGACGAGGGGCGGTCTCTCACCGAGGTCACCCGCCTGCTCGCGGCCGCCCTCGACGTGCCGGTGGACGTGGTGCCGATGAGCGACGACCCCGTGGCGAGCATCGTCCACACGGCCGCGAGCAAGAAAGAAGACGAGGACGAAGACGAGAACGAGGACGAGACCGGGGCCGACTACCCCGACGAGATGCACTTCCAAGAGTTCTGGGTCGCCCACCGCGCCGACCCCGCGGTCGAGCGAGTCGAGTTCCGCGGCGCGGACTCGGCGGAGCCGAGTCCCGCCGCGCTCGGGGCCATCGAGGAGGGGCCGGTCGTCGTCGGTCCCTCGAATCCGGTGACGAGCATCGGGCCCATCGCGGCCATCGACGGGCTCCGCGAGGCGCTCGAATCGGCCACCGTGGTCGCGGTCTCTCCCTTCGTCGAGGACGAGGTGTTCTCCGGGCCCGCCGCGAAGCTGATGGAGGCGGTCGGCTACGAGCCCTCGACGCGGGGCGTCGCGACGGCCTACGACTTCGCCGACGCCTTCGTGCTGGACGACGCCGACGGCACGGACCTCGACCGGCCGGTCGTGCGGACCGACACCCGGATGGACGACGAGGCCGACGCCGAGCGCGTGGCGGAGGCCGTCGTCGACGCGCTGGATGCGCGGGGGGTGGCGTGA
- a CDS encoding 30S ribosomal protein S17e, with product MPIKPDYVKKTGNILLERYPEAFTTDFDQNKESVTKLTNIESKGVRNRIAGYVTRKK from the coding sequence ATGCCAATCAAACCCGACTACGTCAAGAAGACCGGGAACATCCTGCTGGAGCGGTACCCGGAAGCGTTCACGACCGACTTCGACCAGAACAAAGAGAGCGTCACGAAGCTGACCAACATCGAGTCGAAGGGCGTCCGCAACCGCATCGCGGGCTACGTCACGCGAAAGAAATAA
- a CDS encoding DUF447 domain-containing protein — protein sequence MSDADGEGRDASEPGAEWPVEFRGVTESVVTTLGPNGRWNAAALGLHPPEGSGDPVTARTWGDTRTRRNFHRRGGGRVQFTRDPVTFVDAALSIFEVESPVLPSADAWAAVDAEPVESGESGGTRWEEWELRPRETGVERRVVPTTNRGFGAVVEATVAASRLGVDAYDQTALRRRLSYFEEVGRNCGGDRVREALDRLDEHVETD from the coding sequence GTGAGCGACGCGGACGGCGAGGGCAGGGACGCGAGCGAACCGGGAGCCGAGTGGCCCGTCGAGTTCCGGGGGGTCACCGAGTCGGTCGTGACCACGCTCGGGCCGAACGGCCGCTGGAACGCCGCCGCGCTCGGCCTCCACCCGCCCGAGGGGTCTGGGGACCCCGTGACCGCCCGGACGTGGGGCGACACCCGGACTCGCCGGAACTTCCACCGGCGGGGCGGCGGTCGCGTCCAGTTCACCCGCGACCCCGTGACGTTCGTGGACGCCGCCCTGTCGATATTCGAGGTCGAGTCGCCGGTGCTACCGTCGGCCGACGCGTGGGCCGCGGTCGACGCCGAACCGGTCGAGTCGGGCGAGTCGGGCGGGACGCGCTGGGAGGAGTGGGAACTCCGGCCGCGCGAGACCGGCGTCGAGCGGCGGGTCGTCCCCACGACCAACCGGGGATTCGGCGCGGTCGTCGAGGCCACCGTCGCGGCCTCGCGGCTGGGCGTCGACGCCTACGACCAGACGGCGCTCCGGCGACGGCTGTCGTACTTCGAGGAGGTCGGACGCAACTGCGGGGGCGACCGGGTCCGGGAGGCGCTCGACCGCCTCGACGAGCACGTCGAGACCGACTGA
- a CDS encoding metallophosphoesterase family protein: MQLGVISDVHGNLVALEAVLDDMPEVDALVCLGDVIGYNPWPGECVDRVREAADVVVKGNHERMVETPERYRHHETAYAGLARADEDLTDGQFEWVRSLPKRRTVADDRFRVVHSHPDPEYEDAYVRPPQFPEMRPYLDDYDGLFLGHTHIQHEATIDGRLVLNPGSVGQPRDSNPAAAYAVVDTDEATADLRRVEYDIDAVRERVEELGMPRETWARLVEGR; this comes from the coding sequence ATGCAACTGGGCGTGATATCGGACGTTCACGGCAATCTGGTCGCGCTGGAGGCGGTCCTCGACGACATGCCCGAGGTGGACGCGCTGGTCTGTCTGGGCGACGTCATCGGCTACAATCCGTGGCCCGGCGAGTGCGTCGACCGGGTCCGCGAGGCGGCCGACGTCGTCGTGAAGGGCAACCACGAGCGGATGGTCGAGACCCCCGAGCGGTACCGCCACCACGAGACCGCCTACGCGGGGCTCGCTCGCGCCGACGAGGACCTCACTGACGGGCAGTTCGAGTGGGTCCGCTCGCTCCCCAAGCGCCGGACCGTCGCCGACGACCGGTTCCGCGTCGTCCACAGCCACCCCGACCCGGAGTACGAGGACGCGTACGTCCGGCCGCCCCAGTTCCCGGAGATGCGGCCCTATCTGGACGACTACGACGGCCTGTTCCTCGGGCACACCCACATCCAGCACGAGGCCACGATAGACGGCCGTCTCGTCCTGAACCCCGGAAGCGTGGGCCAGCCCCGGGACTCGAACCCGGCCGCGGCGTACGCCGTGGTCGATACCGACGAGGCGACCGCCGACCTCCGGCGGGTCGAGTACGACATCGACGCGGTCCGCGAGCGGGTCGAGGAACTCGGGATGCCCCGCGAGACGTGGGCGCGACTGGTCGAAGGGCGGTAG
- the asd gene encoding aspartate-semialdehyde dehydrogenase: MTVRVGVLGATGAVGQRCIQLLDGHPEFELATVTASESSAGLSYREAAKWRIDAPIPESVADLTVRATDPDEVPDDVDLLFSSLPSGVAAEVEPGFAEAGYVLSSNSSNDRMADDVPLVIPEINPGHLDLLEVQRDERGWSGAVVKNPNCSTITMVPTLAALDEFGLERVHVSTLQAVSGAGYSGVTSMEILDNVIPHIGGEEAKMETESRKLLGSFDGAELSHHDAEVSASCNRVPTIDGHLENVWAETEDDPTASDVEEAFRGVEGLDLPSSPDPLIEVFDEPDRPQPRLDRNVGGGMAIAAGGVQETASGVQYNCLAHNTIRGAAGAAVLNGELLRSEGWI, translated from the coding sequence ATGACCGTACGAGTCGGCGTTCTCGGCGCGACGGGCGCGGTCGGCCAGCGATGCATCCAGTTGCTGGACGGCCACCCCGAGTTCGAACTGGCAACGGTAACCGCGAGCGAGTCCAGTGCGGGCCTCTCCTACCGAGAGGCCGCGAAGTGGCGCATCGACGCCCCGATTCCGGAATCGGTCGCCGACCTCACCGTCCGGGCGACCGACCCCGACGAGGTCCCCGACGACGTGGACCTGCTGTTCTCGTCGCTACCGTCGGGCGTCGCGGCCGAGGTCGAACCCGGCTTCGCCGAGGCGGGCTACGTCCTCTCGTCGAACTCCTCGAACGACAGGATGGCCGACGACGTGCCCCTCGTCATCCCCGAGATAAACCCGGGCCACCTCGACCTGCTCGAAGTCCAGCGCGACGAGCGCGGGTGGTCGGGCGCGGTCGTCAAGAACCCCAACTGCTCGACCATCACGATGGTCCCCACCCTCGCGGCGCTCGACGAGTTCGGACTGGAGCGCGTCCACGTCTCGACCCTGCAGGCCGTCTCGGGCGCGGGCTACTCGGGCGTGACCTCGATGGAGATACTCGACAACGTCATCCCGCACATCGGCGGCGAGGAGGCGAAGATGGAGACCGAGTCGAGGAAACTCCTCGGTAGTTTCGACGGCGCGGAGCTGTCCCACCACGACGCCGAGGTGTCGGCGTCGTGCAACCGGGTGCCGACCATCGACGGCCACCTCGAGAACGTCTGGGCCGAGACCGAAGACGACCCGACCGCGAGCGACGTGGAGGAGGCCTTCCGCGGCGTCGAGGGCCTCGACCTGCCGAGCTCGCCCGACCCGCTCATCGAGGTGTTCGACGAGCCCGACCGGCCCCAGCCGCGACTCGACCGCAACGTGGGCGGCGGGATGGCCATCGCGGCGGGCGGCGTGCAGGAGACTGCGAGCGGCGTCCAGTACAACTGCCTCGCGCACAACACGATTCGCGGCGCGGCGGGCGCGGCGGTGCTGAACGGCGAGCTGTTGCGGAGCGAAGGCTGGATTTAG